From Brassica oleracea var. oleracea cultivar TO1000 chromosome C3, BOL, whole genome shotgun sequence, a single genomic window includes:
- the LOC106335099 gene encoding uncharacterized protein LOC106335099, whose protein sequence is MQRPEDPPRIDLAELKAHIVKKIGVERSRRYFYYLGRFLSQKLTKSEFDKSCHRLLGRENLPLHNKLVHSILRNASLAKSPPPHHKSLVLGKEDGPNRNDHVRSNGVSPQVRSGACVGTIRDRPSPLGPNHQPLCSRQDKTGNRNTENEDFGPFAYHRSSLYSDERGLKIPDKGQAAAPVSVDDEAQGERGRSVVSKGPVTAPLGIPFCAASVGGTRRTVPVSTRADVTSCYDSGGLSDAEMLRKRMENIAAAHGLGGVSAECSSMLRNVLDVYLKKLIKSCVDLSGARSRRSREEIVNGVWPSNSLQIQTGNQLSGITQEQDSVSLLDFRVAMELNPTQLGEDWPLLRERMLLRSFEEREGV, encoded by the coding sequence ATGCAACGTCCTGAAGATCCTCCCAGGATTGATCTGGCCGAGCTGAAAGCGCATATTGTGAAGAAGATTGGGGTTGAGAGATCAAGAAGGTACTTTTACTACTTGGGTAGGTTTCTGAGCCAGAAGCTTACTAAGAGCGAGTTTGATAAGTCATGCCACCGTCTTTTGGGGAGGGAGAATCTTCCTCTACACAACAAGTTGGTTCACTCCATCTTGAGAAATGCATCTCTTGCTAAATCCCCACCACCACATCACAAATCTTTGGTGCTTGGGAAAGAAGACGGACCTAATAGGAATGATCATGTTCGGTCAAATGGGGTGTCACCTCAGGTTCGGTCTGGAGCGTGTGTGGGGACAATCAGAGATAGGCCTAGTCCACTTGGTCCAAACCATCAGCCACTTTGTAGTAGACAAGACAAAACTGGTAATAGAAACACTGAGAACGAGGACTTTGGTCCGTTTGCTTATCATAGATCAAGTCTATATTCTGATGAAAGAGGTCTGAAGATACCGGATAAAGGTCAGGCCGCAGCTCCAGTCAGCGTAGATGATGAAGCTCAAGGTGAGCGAGGCAGATCGGTTGTTTCCAAGGGTCCTGTAACGGCACCTCTAGGGATACCATTTTGCGCAGCTAGCGTCGGTGGGACCCGCAGAACAGTTCCAGTTTCGACCAGGGCTGACGTCACTAGTTGCTATGACAGTGGTGGATTATCAGACGCAGAGATGCTGAGAAAGCGGATGGAGAATATTGCAGCAGCACATGGTCTTGGAGGGGTTTCAGCGGAGTGTTCTAGTATGTTGCGCAACGTTTTGGACGTGTACCTGAAGAAACTGATCAAATCATGCGTTGATTTGTCTGGAGCTCGGTCACGACGGAGCAGAGAGGAGATTGTAAATGGAGTGTGGCCAAGTAATAGCTTGCAGATACAAACTGGCAACCAATTGTCTGGCATAACGCAAGAGCAGGATTCGGTGTCTTTGCTTGATTTTAGAGTTGCAATGGAGCTAAATCCAACTCAACTTGGCGAAGACTGGCCATTGCTTCGGGAGAGAATGTTATTGCGTTCGTTTGAGGAACGAGAAGGGGTGTGA